The Candidatus Woesearchaeota archaeon DNA segment GCAGCAAACGTGCAACCTATATCCCCCCTTATAAATGTGTTGTTTTTGACCTTCCATTAGAAGTTAATTTTTTATATTATCATGATATAGTATTAACAATGGACAAGTCGGATCGGGGAGATCACGCTCAGCTTATTGGCAGGACTATAGACAGGAAGTATGTGATTGAGTCCATTATCAAGCCAACCAGGAAGAGCTGGGTATTCAAGGCATATGAGCCCAGCCTAGATAGGCATATAGCTCTCAAGATTCTAATACCTTGGATGGATGATGCGAGAAAAAAGCAGGTAATTGCAGAAGGAAAAAGATTAGCCAGGCTCGAGCAACAGGAACACATTACCTCGGTTTATGCAGCAGGAGAGGACCAGGGCTTCTACTACATTGCCATGCAGTATGTTGATGGGAAGGATTTGGAACAGGACCTTGACTCAGGAAAACAGCTTTCTTTGGCAGAAATCATTGAGATAGTGCAATCAGTTGCTGCAGGAGTGGCCAATGCCCATAACGAAGGCATACACCACCTTGATGTTAAGCTCGAGAATATAATACGCAAGAATGGAAAAGGAAAGGGCCTGTATCTTCTGGACTGGGGAGGCAGGCTATCAGACAGCCATACTTTCTCTCCTACGGGCGAAACAGACATCGTTTCTAATCCATTTATGAGGGATATTGCGCAGTTGGGCGGGATATTGAAATATCTGTTGGAGAGATACAAAAGCCAGGACAGGAAAGTTCCAAAGGCGCTGGAACATATTGCACAGAAGGCACTAAGTTTCGGCTATGACGACGTTAAGGAATTTGGGCAAAGCATTGCAAAATATCAGAATGCAGTTTCGCGCCGAAAATTCATGGGCATTATGCTTGGAACTTTGGTTTCAGGTGCAGCCGCCATTTCCATATACGAGCATAACAGCTATAGAAGTTCAATAGAATATATCCAGAATGAAATTGCAGGAATCAGCGCACTGGACAACAGGGAACTGGCTCCTCTCTACAATGAGCTGTTGTCAAGGATTGTGGCTCAGAAAATCCGAAAGCTCGGGGAATCAGGGACATTCGGACCAGGAAACTACCTTTACGCAACCACCACTGATGGGAAATGGTTCAAGACGCATGGCAATGGTTACTCGACAGAAGGATACACTCCTGGACTTTGCTGGATTTGCCTCGACAGGACAAAGGAAAAGGAATTTGGAAAATGGGCCCGCGAAACCACTGAAGGGATAGATTTTGTCGAGGACGATGCTGGCAGTGTCAAGCCGGCGAGATTTTATTATTCGTATGGGAAAGGGTATATCATGACAGGAAATGAAGGTTACCTGGCCAAAGCAAGGCGGGCAGCAGATATCATGGCTTCGAGTTACAATGAAAATTCAGGAATCCTGGAGATTGCAGAATCCGGAGAAACCCCTGAGCTGCAGACATTAAAAGTTGACACAGTTGTGGTCCTCCCATTGTTATGGCTTGCCTTTGACAATGAACAAAACCCCAGCGAGAGACAGCACTATTTAGACATCATCATGAACCATCTGCAAACTCTGGAAAGATACAGCATCAGGAGGGATTCATCTGTAAGGGAACAGGCAGTATTCAATCCAAGGAAAGGAAAATTTGTGGGCGAGGCGAATTACTTTGCATTTGGGCCAGGATCTGCATATTCAAGAGGACATGCAAGGGCCCTGGAAGCGTTTGTTACAGCATACCAAAAAACAGGAATTTTCTGCAAACCTCCAAGAAACTGGCGGATTACTTCATTGAAAACCTGCCGGAAGACAATGTTCCATTCTACGATTTTAGGGATTTGGCTTCTTCAATTCCAAAAGACAGCTCAGCTGCAGCCATAGCACTTCAGCCCATAATGCAATTGTATATCCTGACAGGGCGGGAAAACTATAAAAAAGCCTTTTCAAGGATGTTACATTCACTATCCTCAAAAAAATACCTGTCTTCTGATGTGGATGATTATGAGGGGATTATTATGCATGCATGTGCAGATAAACGGGCAGGCGAATACACTAATTCATCCCTCATATTTGGCTGTTACAGTTATGTGGAAGCCTTGTCGCGCTTGCCTGGTATGCAAATATAAAAAAAGAATAAAAAAATTCAGTTATGTTTATGGAGGCGGAGAAGTGCTGTTTCCCAGACAATCATTTGGATAACCCGGCTCATGATGACATTCTGGCTCTGCCATGGCCATCAGGCTTCCTCCCTGGAATGCCAAATCCACATAGCTCAATTCCTTTGTCTGGCTCTGGCTGCCTCCGAACCCCGCGATGAATAACATCACAGCTGCTAAAGCAACATACATTATCTGATACATTTTTTTCATAAAATCGCCTCCCCTATACTACTTATCCTATATCACTTATTCTGTTATGCCCCTGTGATAAAAATCCCACGTAAGAGCCTGGATAACTTTTGCAGATATGGTACATAAAATGAGGCTAGTTATCATGATTTTTATCCCAATACAAAATATAATCGCAGAATGCGCAAGAGTGTGGCTATAACCTTATTTCAATCACTGTGGACAGTAAATCACGTATGTCCGAGCATATGTCATACAGGTAAAAAGATGCCCAGGAGTTGGACATTAAAAGATCTTGCTTCATGTTTTTTGTCCTCTGGAACAGGCTTTCCATTTTTGCCTCGTTGTAAGAATAAAACAATCTGTAAAAATCGGCCAGGCATTCATTGATTTCGGCCAAATTGGCCACTAATTTGTCATCAATCCTTTGCCGATTGGCAAAATACACGGAGCACATGTCCTTATAATGGTCTGCTATCCTTTCCAGCACCTTAATCAGGTGATAATACTGCGGGATCTTTTTATGGTTGCCTGATCCGTTTCTGGCCAGCATCCTGATGCCATAATTGCAGAATCTGTTGATTGGATAATCCTGGCCTGCCATGGATTTCAGTTCAGCTGTATTCCTGCTTTTGATGATGTCAAGGCTCTCCGATGCGAAATCCAGGGTCAGGAGCCATAATCTTCTCAGGGCAATCTCAAATTCGTCGCTTGAATGCCCAGTGAGGTCCTGCAACAGGCAATAGTTATTTTCCTGCCTGGTGATTTCAAATCCTATCATCTCATTGGAAATCAGGCTCCTTATGACATTAATGTATCCAGGACTGGCATAAGTTAGACCCATCTCATCATATCCCAGCCTGTAGAGCGAAGTTATGTAGCTTTTGCCAAATCTCTCAAAACCGCCGATATCTATTTCCTTTTTGGTTCTGGCAGAAATTGGGCCATTCTTGATTATCAGTTCCCTGCCTTGCTCCGTCACTTCAAGCTCATGGCCTTTCTTTATGTGGCATGTCTTTATCCAGGCTGAAGGCAGAGAAATAGTCAACGTTGAACTTCCATGCAGGACAACTTTCCTCTTCATATTATGCACCCTTTTTCACATGGCCCGGCCATATACTATCATTGAATATTGGAAGCCTTTCACTATAAAAATGTTTTCAAGTCCTGGATAAATATACACCGGTGTATACAATGTGATAACAAAGTATATATCATAAACTGATCTTAAAAACTCTTATCATCCCAAACATGGTAGAAATAAAATGGCTTCGGTTATAAGCACAAAACGAAAAGGGACCAAGGTAATCCTAGAATTGGCATGCGAATATGATGAATTTCTGCAGTTGAAGGGG contains these protein-coding regions:
- a CDS encoding protein kinase codes for the protein MDKSDRGDHAQLIGRTIDRKYVIESIIKPTRKSWVFKAYEPSLDRHIALKILIPWMDDARKKQVIAEGKRLARLEQQEHITSVYAAGEDQGFYYIAMQYVDGKDLEQDLDSGKQLSLAEIIEIVQSVAAGVANAHNEGIHHLDVKLENIIRKNGKGKGLYLLDWGGRLSDSHTFSPTGETDIVSNPFMRDIAQLGGILKYLLERYKSQDRKVPKALEHIAQKALSFGYDDVKEFGQSIAKYQNAVSRRKFMGIMLGTLVSGAAAISIYEHNSYRSSIEYIQNEIAGISALDNRELAPLYNELLSRIVAQKIRKLGESGTFGPGNYLYATTTDGKWFKTHGNGYSTEGYTPGLCWICLDRTKEKEFGKWARETTEGIDFVEDDAGSVKPARFYYSYGKGYIMTGNEGYLAKARRAADIMASSYNENSGILEIAESGETPELQTLKVDTVVVLPLLWLAFDNEQNPSERQHYLDIIMNHLQTLERYSIRRDSSVREQAVFNPRKGKFVGEANYFAFGPGSAYSRGHARALEAFVTAYQKTGIFCKPPRNWRITSLKTCRKTMFHSTILGIWLLQFQKTAQLQP
- a CDS encoding phosphate uptake regulator PhoU; this translates as MKRKVVLHGSSTLTISLPSAWIKTCHIKKGHELEVTEQGRELIIKNGPISARTKKEIDIGGFERFGKSYITSLYRLGYDEMGLTYASPGYINVIRSLISNEMIGFEITRQENNYCLLQDLTGHSSDEFEIALRRLWLLTLDFASESLDIIKSRNTAELKSMAGQDYPINRFCNYGIRMLARNGSGNHKKIPQYYHLIKVLERIADHYKDMCSVYFANRQRIDDKLVANLAEINECLADFYRLFYSYNEAKMESLFQRTKNMKQDLLMSNSWASFYLYDICSDIRDLLSTVIEIRL